Proteins encoded together in one Ictidomys tridecemlineatus isolate mIctTri1 chromosome 3, mIctTri1.hap1, whole genome shotgun sequence window:
- the Gga3 gene encoding ADP-ribosylation factor-binding protein GGA3 isoform X1, whose protein sequence is MQAPPWFSSYGLSRGLGPRGRPGRLQYGGGGRGEPGVLADWMWSWCTPAIPATLEAEARGWQDPGQPQQLYKATNPSNRQEDWEYIIGFCDQINKELEGPQIAVRLLAHKIQSPQEWEAVQALTVLEACMKNCGRRFHNEVGKFRFLNELIKVVSPKYLGDRVSEKVKTKVIELLYSWTMALPEEAKIKDAYHMLKRQGIVQSDPPIPMDRTLIPSPPPRPKNPVFDDEEKSKLLAKLLKSKNPDDLQEANKLIKSMVKEDEARIQKVTKRLHTLEEVHNSVKLLHEMLLHYSQEHSSEADRELMKELFDRCENKRRTLFKLASETEDNDNSLGDILQASDNLSRVINSYKTIIEGQVINGEVTTSTMPDSEGNSQGTLIDLAELETPNNSSPMLAPAPAPLPSGIPVLPPPPQTSGPSRSRSSSQAEAPTGLSSTSNALSLLDEELLCLGLTDPAPTAPPKESAGNSQWHMFQNEQSNLDFFCPRPGPAVCSSSDGTLLPSSAPASSTSQAPLPRPFPAPMVPSSVPAPSAASFMFSSGLTPALTPKAEPVAPESHCSALGDSTLHHLDALDQLLEEAKVTSGLVKPASSCFSPGTTASPLLPTSTPAKPLLTFSTGPGSPLFQPPAFQSQGSPMKGPELSLTSVHVPLESIKPSSALPVTAYDKNGFRILFHFAKECPPGRPDVLVVVVSMLNTAPLPVKSIVLQAAVPKSMKVKLQPPSGTELSPFSPIQPPAAITQVMLLANPMKAVANCPGFPQTCHLPKELGLQVCITMPGRFPVCDNYYSYTLRNLWRKGNSIFNLLSNWSQKN, encoded by the exons CTGGATGTGGTcttggtgcacacctgcaattccagcgactctggaggctgaggcaagaggatggcaagatccaggtcagcctcagcaactct ATAAAGCTACCAATCCTTCCAATCGCCAAGAGGACTGGGAATACATAATTGGCTTCTGTGATCAGATCAACAAAGAGCTTGAAGG GCCCCAGATTGCCGTCCGACTACTAGCCCACAAGATCCAGTCTCCCCAGGAATGGGAAGCAGTACAGGCCCTGACG GTATTGGAGGCGTGTATGAAGAACTGTGGGAGGAGATTTCATAACGAAGTGGGAAAGTTCCGGTTTTTAAATGAGTTAATCAAAGTCGTCTCTCCAAAG TACCTGGGGGACAGAGTGTCTGAGAAGGTGAAGACTAAGGTCATCGAGTTGCTTTATAGCTGGACAATGGCCCTGCCAGAAGAAGCAAAAATCAAAGATGCCTACCATATGTTGAAGAGACAAG GCATTGTGCAGTCTGACCCACCAATCCCCATGGACAGGACACTGATCCCTTCTCCACCACCTCGTCCCAAAAACCCTGTTTTTGATGATGAGGAGAAATCTAAG CTTTTAGCCAAACTGCTGAAAAGCAAAAACCCAGATGACCTGCAGGAGGCAAATAAGCTCATTAAGTCCATGGTGAAGGAA GATGAGGCTCGTATCCAAAAGGTGACCAAGCGCCTGCATACACTGGAGGAGGTCCACAACAGCGTGAAGCTGTTGCATGAGATGCTGCTTCACTATAGCCAGGAGCACTCATCAGAGGCAGACCGAGAGCTCATGAAG GAGTTGTTTGATCGGTGTGAGAATAAGAGACGGACATTATTTAAATTAGCCAGCGAGACAGAGGACAATGACAATAGTTTGG GGGACATCCTGCAGGCCAGTGACAACCTCTCCCGGGTCATCAACTCTTATAAAACAATTATTGAAGGGCAGGTCATCAATGGTGAGGTGACCACCTCAACCATGCCTGACTCTGAAG GAAACAGCCAAGGCACTCTCATCGACCTTGCTGAGTTGGAGACACCTAACAATTCATCCCCAATGTTGGCGCCAGCACCTGCCCCACTCCCCTCAGGCATCCCTgtcctccctccaccccctcAGACCTCTGGACCTTCACGCAGTCGCTCATCCAGCCAGGCTGAAGCTCCCACAGGGCTCAGCAGCACAAGCAACGCCCTTTCCTTGCTGGATGAGGAACTGCTTTGCTTGG GCCTTACTGACCCAGCCCCTACTGCTCCCCCCAAAGAATCAGCTGGAAACAGCCAGTGGCACATGTTCCAG AATGAACAGTCCAACCTGGACTTCTTCTGCCCCAGGCCAGGACCTGCTGTCTGCAGCTCCTCAGATGGGACCCTGCTCCCATCCTCAGCCCCTGCCTCAAGTACCTCCCAAGCTCCACTGCCACGTCCCTTCCCAGCTCCCATGGTCCCTTCCAGTGTACCTGCCCCCAGTGCAGCCTCCTTCATGTTCTCTTCTGGACTCACCCCAGCTCTGACTCCAAAGGCTGAACCTGTGGCCCCAGAAAGCCATTGCTCAGCACTGGGTGACAGCACCCTGCACCACCTGGATGCCCTTGATCAGCTTCTGGAAGAGGCCAAAGT GACCTCAGGCTTAGTGAAACCTGCTTCCTCTTGCTTTTCGCCCGGAACCACCGCCTCCCCACTGCTCCCTACTTCCACCCCAGCCAAGCCTCTTCTGACCTTCTCCACTGGGCCTGGCAGCCCTCTCTTCCAGCCACCAGCCTTCCAGTCCCAGGGCAGCCCCATGAAAGGGCCTGAGCTCTCCCTGACCAGTGTCCATGTGCCCCTGGAATCAATCAAGCCTA GCAGTGCCCTTCCTGTGACAGCCTATGATAAAAATGGCTTCCGCATCCTCTTCCACTTTGCCAAGGAGTGTCCACCTGGACGGCCTGatgtgctggtggtggtggtgtccATGCTGAATACAGCTCCCTTGCCTGTCAAGAGCATTGTGTTGCAGGCTGCAGTGCCCAAG tcaatgaaAGTGAAGTTGCAACCACCTTCTGGGACAGAACTCTCTCCATTTAGTCCCATCCAGCCACCTGCAGCCATCACCCAGGTCATGCTGCTAGCCAATCCAATGAAG gctgttGCTAACTGCCCAGGCtttcctcaaacttgccatcttcctaaggagctaggattacaggtatgtatcacCATGCCTGGGAGGTTTCCTGTTTGTGATAACTATTATTCTTACACACTGAGGAATTTATGGAGAAAGGGGAACAGTATCTTCAACTTACTCTCAAACTGGTCCCAAAAGAATTGA
- the Gga3 gene encoding ADP-ribosylation factor-binding protein GGA3 isoform X6 has product MQAPPWFSSYGLSRGLGPRGRPGRLQYGGGGRGEPGVLADWMWSWCTPAIPATLEAEARGWQDPGQPQQLYKATNPSNRQEDWEYIIGFCDQINKELEGPQIAVRLLAHKIQSPQEWEAVQALTVLEACMKNCGRRFHNEVGKFRFLNELIKVVSPKYLGDRVSEKVKTKVIELLYSWTMALPEEAKIKDAYHMLKRQGIVQSDPPIPMDRTLIPSPPPRPKNPVFDDEEKSKLLAKLLKSKNPDDLQEANKLIKSMVKEDEARIQKVTKRLHTLEEVHNSVKLLHEMLLHYSQEHSSEADRELMKELFDRCENKRRTLFKLASETEDNDNSLGDILQASDNLSRVINSYKTIIEGQVINGEVTTSTMPDSEGNSQGTLIDLAELETPNNSSPMLAPAPAPLPSGIPVLPPPPQTSGPSRSRSSSQAEAPTGLSSTSNALSLLDEELLCLGLTDPAPTAPPKESAGNSQWHMFQNEQSNLDFFCPRPGPAVCSSSDGTLLPSSAPASSTSQAPLPRPFPAPMVPSSVPAPSAASFMFSSGLTPALTPKAEPVAPESHCSALGDSTLHHLDALDQLLEEAKVTSGLVKPASSCFSPGTTASPLLPTSTPAKPLLTFSTGPGSPLFQPPAFQSQGSPMKGPELSLTSVHVPLESIKPSSALPVTAYDKNGFRILFHFAKECPPGRPDVLVVVVSMLNTAPLPVKSIVLQAAVPKSMKVKLQPPSGTELSPFSPIQPPAAITQVMLLANPMKWQTVL; this is encoded by the exons CTGGATGTGGTcttggtgcacacctgcaattccagcgactctggaggctgaggcaagaggatggcaagatccaggtcagcctcagcaactct ATAAAGCTACCAATCCTTCCAATCGCCAAGAGGACTGGGAATACATAATTGGCTTCTGTGATCAGATCAACAAAGAGCTTGAAGG GCCCCAGATTGCCGTCCGACTACTAGCCCACAAGATCCAGTCTCCCCAGGAATGGGAAGCAGTACAGGCCCTGACG GTATTGGAGGCGTGTATGAAGAACTGTGGGAGGAGATTTCATAACGAAGTGGGAAAGTTCCGGTTTTTAAATGAGTTAATCAAAGTCGTCTCTCCAAAG TACCTGGGGGACAGAGTGTCTGAGAAGGTGAAGACTAAGGTCATCGAGTTGCTTTATAGCTGGACAATGGCCCTGCCAGAAGAAGCAAAAATCAAAGATGCCTACCATATGTTGAAGAGACAAG GCATTGTGCAGTCTGACCCACCAATCCCCATGGACAGGACACTGATCCCTTCTCCACCACCTCGTCCCAAAAACCCTGTTTTTGATGATGAGGAGAAATCTAAG CTTTTAGCCAAACTGCTGAAAAGCAAAAACCCAGATGACCTGCAGGAGGCAAATAAGCTCATTAAGTCCATGGTGAAGGAA GATGAGGCTCGTATCCAAAAGGTGACCAAGCGCCTGCATACACTGGAGGAGGTCCACAACAGCGTGAAGCTGTTGCATGAGATGCTGCTTCACTATAGCCAGGAGCACTCATCAGAGGCAGACCGAGAGCTCATGAAG GAGTTGTTTGATCGGTGTGAGAATAAGAGACGGACATTATTTAAATTAGCCAGCGAGACAGAGGACAATGACAATAGTTTGG GGGACATCCTGCAGGCCAGTGACAACCTCTCCCGGGTCATCAACTCTTATAAAACAATTATTGAAGGGCAGGTCATCAATGGTGAGGTGACCACCTCAACCATGCCTGACTCTGAAG GAAACAGCCAAGGCACTCTCATCGACCTTGCTGAGTTGGAGACACCTAACAATTCATCCCCAATGTTGGCGCCAGCACCTGCCCCACTCCCCTCAGGCATCCCTgtcctccctccaccccctcAGACCTCTGGACCTTCACGCAGTCGCTCATCCAGCCAGGCTGAAGCTCCCACAGGGCTCAGCAGCACAAGCAACGCCCTTTCCTTGCTGGATGAGGAACTGCTTTGCTTGG GCCTTACTGACCCAGCCCCTACTGCTCCCCCCAAAGAATCAGCTGGAAACAGCCAGTGGCACATGTTCCAG AATGAACAGTCCAACCTGGACTTCTTCTGCCCCAGGCCAGGACCTGCTGTCTGCAGCTCCTCAGATGGGACCCTGCTCCCATCCTCAGCCCCTGCCTCAAGTACCTCCCAAGCTCCACTGCCACGTCCCTTCCCAGCTCCCATGGTCCCTTCCAGTGTACCTGCCCCCAGTGCAGCCTCCTTCATGTTCTCTTCTGGACTCACCCCAGCTCTGACTCCAAAGGCTGAACCTGTGGCCCCAGAAAGCCATTGCTCAGCACTGGGTGACAGCACCCTGCACCACCTGGATGCCCTTGATCAGCTTCTGGAAGAGGCCAAAGT GACCTCAGGCTTAGTGAAACCTGCTTCCTCTTGCTTTTCGCCCGGAACCACCGCCTCCCCACTGCTCCCTACTTCCACCCCAGCCAAGCCTCTTCTGACCTTCTCCACTGGGCCTGGCAGCCCTCTCTTCCAGCCACCAGCCTTCCAGTCCCAGGGCAGCCCCATGAAAGGGCCTGAGCTCTCCCTGACCAGTGTCCATGTGCCCCTGGAATCAATCAAGCCTA GCAGTGCCCTTCCTGTGACAGCCTATGATAAAAATGGCTTCCGCATCCTCTTCCACTTTGCCAAGGAGTGTCCACCTGGACGGCCTGatgtgctggtggtggtggtgtccATGCTGAATACAGCTCCCTTGCCTGTCAAGAGCATTGTGTTGCAGGCTGCAGTGCCCAAG tcaatgaaAGTGAAGTTGCAACCACCTTCTGGGACAGAACTCTCTCCATTTAGTCCCATCCAGCCACCTGCAGCCATCACCCAGGTCATGCTGCTAGCCAATCCAATGAAG TGGCAGACTGTCCTATGA
- the Gga3 gene encoding ADP-ribosylation factor-binding protein GGA3 isoform X7 — MAEAEGESLESWLNKATNPSNRQEDWEYIIGFCDQINKELEGPQIAVRLLAHKIQSPQEWEAVQALTVLEACMKNCGRRFHNEVGKFRFLNELIKVVSPKYLGDRVSEKVKTKVIELLYSWTMALPEEAKIKDAYHMLKRQGIVQSDPPIPMDRTLIPSPPPRPKNPVFDDEEKSKLLAKLLKSKNPDDLQEANKLIKSMVKEDEARIQKVTKRLHTLEEVHNSVKLLHEMLLHYSQEHSSEADRELMKELFDRCENKRRTLFKLASETEDNDNSLGDILQASDNLSRVINSYKTIIEGQVINGEVTTSTMPDSEGNSQGTLIDLAELETPNNSSPMLAPAPAPLPSGIPVLPPPPQTSGPSRSRSSSQAEAPTGLSSTSNALSLLDEELLCLGLTDPAPTAPPKESAGNSQWHMFQNEQSNLDFFCPRPGPAVCSSSDGTLLPSSAPASSTSQAPLPRPFPAPMVPSSVPAPSAASFMFSSGLTPALTPKAEPVAPESHCSALGDSTLHHLDALDQLLEEAKVTSGLVKPASSCFSPGTTASPLLPTSTPAKPLLTFSTGPGSPLFQPPAFQSQGSPMKGPELSLTSVHVPLESIKPSSALPVTAYDKNGFRILFHFAKECPPGRPDVLVVVVSMLNTAPLPVKSIVLQAAVPKSMKVKLQPPSGTELSPFSPIQPPAAITQVMLLANPMKAVANCPGFPQTCHLPKELGLQVCITMPGRFPVCDNYYSYTLRNLWRKGNSIFNLLSNWSQKN; from the exons ATAAAGCTACCAATCCTTCCAATCGCCAAGAGGACTGGGAATACATAATTGGCTTCTGTGATCAGATCAACAAAGAGCTTGAAGG GCCCCAGATTGCCGTCCGACTACTAGCCCACAAGATCCAGTCTCCCCAGGAATGGGAAGCAGTACAGGCCCTGACG GTATTGGAGGCGTGTATGAAGAACTGTGGGAGGAGATTTCATAACGAAGTGGGAAAGTTCCGGTTTTTAAATGAGTTAATCAAAGTCGTCTCTCCAAAG TACCTGGGGGACAGAGTGTCTGAGAAGGTGAAGACTAAGGTCATCGAGTTGCTTTATAGCTGGACAATGGCCCTGCCAGAAGAAGCAAAAATCAAAGATGCCTACCATATGTTGAAGAGACAAG GCATTGTGCAGTCTGACCCACCAATCCCCATGGACAGGACACTGATCCCTTCTCCACCACCTCGTCCCAAAAACCCTGTTTTTGATGATGAGGAGAAATCTAAG CTTTTAGCCAAACTGCTGAAAAGCAAAAACCCAGATGACCTGCAGGAGGCAAATAAGCTCATTAAGTCCATGGTGAAGGAA GATGAGGCTCGTATCCAAAAGGTGACCAAGCGCCTGCATACACTGGAGGAGGTCCACAACAGCGTGAAGCTGTTGCATGAGATGCTGCTTCACTATAGCCAGGAGCACTCATCAGAGGCAGACCGAGAGCTCATGAAG GAGTTGTTTGATCGGTGTGAGAATAAGAGACGGACATTATTTAAATTAGCCAGCGAGACAGAGGACAATGACAATAGTTTGG GGGACATCCTGCAGGCCAGTGACAACCTCTCCCGGGTCATCAACTCTTATAAAACAATTATTGAAGGGCAGGTCATCAATGGTGAGGTGACCACCTCAACCATGCCTGACTCTGAAG GAAACAGCCAAGGCACTCTCATCGACCTTGCTGAGTTGGAGACACCTAACAATTCATCCCCAATGTTGGCGCCAGCACCTGCCCCACTCCCCTCAGGCATCCCTgtcctccctccaccccctcAGACCTCTGGACCTTCACGCAGTCGCTCATCCAGCCAGGCTGAAGCTCCCACAGGGCTCAGCAGCACAAGCAACGCCCTTTCCTTGCTGGATGAGGAACTGCTTTGCTTGG GCCTTACTGACCCAGCCCCTACTGCTCCCCCCAAAGAATCAGCTGGAAACAGCCAGTGGCACATGTTCCAG AATGAACAGTCCAACCTGGACTTCTTCTGCCCCAGGCCAGGACCTGCTGTCTGCAGCTCCTCAGATGGGACCCTGCTCCCATCCTCAGCCCCTGCCTCAAGTACCTCCCAAGCTCCACTGCCACGTCCCTTCCCAGCTCCCATGGTCCCTTCCAGTGTACCTGCCCCCAGTGCAGCCTCCTTCATGTTCTCTTCTGGACTCACCCCAGCTCTGACTCCAAAGGCTGAACCTGTGGCCCCAGAAAGCCATTGCTCAGCACTGGGTGACAGCACCCTGCACCACCTGGATGCCCTTGATCAGCTTCTGGAAGAGGCCAAAGT GACCTCAGGCTTAGTGAAACCTGCTTCCTCTTGCTTTTCGCCCGGAACCACCGCCTCCCCACTGCTCCCTACTTCCACCCCAGCCAAGCCTCTTCTGACCTTCTCCACTGGGCCTGGCAGCCCTCTCTTCCAGCCACCAGCCTTCCAGTCCCAGGGCAGCCCCATGAAAGGGCCTGAGCTCTCCCTGACCAGTGTCCATGTGCCCCTGGAATCAATCAAGCCTA GCAGTGCCCTTCCTGTGACAGCCTATGATAAAAATGGCTTCCGCATCCTCTTCCACTTTGCCAAGGAGTGTCCACCTGGACGGCCTGatgtgctggtggtggtggtgtccATGCTGAATACAGCTCCCTTGCCTGTCAAGAGCATTGTGTTGCAGGCTGCAGTGCCCAAG tcaatgaaAGTGAAGTTGCAACCACCTTCTGGGACAGAACTCTCTCCATTTAGTCCCATCCAGCCACCTGCAGCCATCACCCAGGTCATGCTGCTAGCCAATCCAATGAAG gctgttGCTAACTGCCCAGGCtttcctcaaacttgccatcttcctaaggagctaggattacaggtatgtatcacCATGCCTGGGAGGTTTCCTGTTTGTGATAACTATTATTCTTACACACTGAGGAATTTATGGAGAAAGGGGAACAGTATCTTCAACTTACTCTCAAACTGGTCCCAAAAGAATTGA
- the Gga3 gene encoding ADP-ribosylation factor-binding protein GGA3 isoform X5 — protein sequence MQAPPWFSSYGLSRGLGPRGRPGRLQYGGGGRGEPGVLADWMWSWCTPAIPATLEAEARGWQDPGQPQQLYKATNPSNRQEDWEYIIGFCDQINKELEGPQIAVRLLAHKIQSPQEWEAVQALTVLEACMKNCGRRFHNEVGKFRFLNELIKVVSPKYLGDRVSEKVKTKVIELLYSWTMALPEEAKIKDAYHMLKRQGIVQSDPPIPMDRTLIPSPPPRPKNPVFDDEEKSKLLAKLLKSKNPDDLQEANKLIKSMVKEDEARIQKVTKRLHTLEEVHNSVKLLHEMLLHYSQEHSSEADRELMKELFDRCENKRRTLFKLASETEDNDNSLGDILQASDNLSRVINSYKTIIEGQVINGEVTTSTMPDSEGNSQGTLIDLAELETPNNSSPMLAPAPAPLPSGIPVLPPPPQTSGPSRSRSSSQAEAPTGLSSTSNALSLLDEELLCLGLTDPAPTAPPKESAGNSQWHMFQNEQSNLDFFCPRPGPAVCSSSDGTLLPSSAPASSTSQAPLPRPFPAPMVPSSVPAPSAASFMFSSGLTPALTPKAEPVAPESHCSALGDSTLHHLDALDQLLEEAKVTSGLVKPASSCFSPGTTASPLLPTSTPAKPLLTFSTGPGSPLFQPPAFQSQGSPMKGPELSLTSVHVPLESIKPSSALPVTAYDKNGFRILFHFAKECPPGRPDVLVVVVSMLNTAPLPVKSIVLQAAVPKSMKVKLQPPSGTELSPFSPIQPPAAITQVMLLANPMKAVANCPGFPQTCHLPKELGLQV from the exons CTGGATGTGGTcttggtgcacacctgcaattccagcgactctggaggctgaggcaagaggatggcaagatccaggtcagcctcagcaactct ATAAAGCTACCAATCCTTCCAATCGCCAAGAGGACTGGGAATACATAATTGGCTTCTGTGATCAGATCAACAAAGAGCTTGAAGG GCCCCAGATTGCCGTCCGACTACTAGCCCACAAGATCCAGTCTCCCCAGGAATGGGAAGCAGTACAGGCCCTGACG GTATTGGAGGCGTGTATGAAGAACTGTGGGAGGAGATTTCATAACGAAGTGGGAAAGTTCCGGTTTTTAAATGAGTTAATCAAAGTCGTCTCTCCAAAG TACCTGGGGGACAGAGTGTCTGAGAAGGTGAAGACTAAGGTCATCGAGTTGCTTTATAGCTGGACAATGGCCCTGCCAGAAGAAGCAAAAATCAAAGATGCCTACCATATGTTGAAGAGACAAG GCATTGTGCAGTCTGACCCACCAATCCCCATGGACAGGACACTGATCCCTTCTCCACCACCTCGTCCCAAAAACCCTGTTTTTGATGATGAGGAGAAATCTAAG CTTTTAGCCAAACTGCTGAAAAGCAAAAACCCAGATGACCTGCAGGAGGCAAATAAGCTCATTAAGTCCATGGTGAAGGAA GATGAGGCTCGTATCCAAAAGGTGACCAAGCGCCTGCATACACTGGAGGAGGTCCACAACAGCGTGAAGCTGTTGCATGAGATGCTGCTTCACTATAGCCAGGAGCACTCATCAGAGGCAGACCGAGAGCTCATGAAG GAGTTGTTTGATCGGTGTGAGAATAAGAGACGGACATTATTTAAATTAGCCAGCGAGACAGAGGACAATGACAATAGTTTGG GGGACATCCTGCAGGCCAGTGACAACCTCTCCCGGGTCATCAACTCTTATAAAACAATTATTGAAGGGCAGGTCATCAATGGTGAGGTGACCACCTCAACCATGCCTGACTCTGAAG GAAACAGCCAAGGCACTCTCATCGACCTTGCTGAGTTGGAGACACCTAACAATTCATCCCCAATGTTGGCGCCAGCACCTGCCCCACTCCCCTCAGGCATCCCTgtcctccctccaccccctcAGACCTCTGGACCTTCACGCAGTCGCTCATCCAGCCAGGCTGAAGCTCCCACAGGGCTCAGCAGCACAAGCAACGCCCTTTCCTTGCTGGATGAGGAACTGCTTTGCTTGG GCCTTACTGACCCAGCCCCTACTGCTCCCCCCAAAGAATCAGCTGGAAACAGCCAGTGGCACATGTTCCAG AATGAACAGTCCAACCTGGACTTCTTCTGCCCCAGGCCAGGACCTGCTGTCTGCAGCTCCTCAGATGGGACCCTGCTCCCATCCTCAGCCCCTGCCTCAAGTACCTCCCAAGCTCCACTGCCACGTCCCTTCCCAGCTCCCATGGTCCCTTCCAGTGTACCTGCCCCCAGTGCAGCCTCCTTCATGTTCTCTTCTGGACTCACCCCAGCTCTGACTCCAAAGGCTGAACCTGTGGCCCCAGAAAGCCATTGCTCAGCACTGGGTGACAGCACCCTGCACCACCTGGATGCCCTTGATCAGCTTCTGGAAGAGGCCAAAGT GACCTCAGGCTTAGTGAAACCTGCTTCCTCTTGCTTTTCGCCCGGAACCACCGCCTCCCCACTGCTCCCTACTTCCACCCCAGCCAAGCCTCTTCTGACCTTCTCCACTGGGCCTGGCAGCCCTCTCTTCCAGCCACCAGCCTTCCAGTCCCAGGGCAGCCCCATGAAAGGGCCTGAGCTCTCCCTGACCAGTGTCCATGTGCCCCTGGAATCAATCAAGCCTA GCAGTGCCCTTCCTGTGACAGCCTATGATAAAAATGGCTTCCGCATCCTCTTCCACTTTGCCAAGGAGTGTCCACCTGGACGGCCTGatgtgctggtggtggtggtgtccATGCTGAATACAGCTCCCTTGCCTGTCAAGAGCATTGTGTTGCAGGCTGCAGTGCCCAAG tcaatgaaAGTGAAGTTGCAACCACCTTCTGGGACAGAACTCTCTCCATTTAGTCCCATCCAGCCACCTGCAGCCATCACCCAGGTCATGCTGCTAGCCAATCCAATGAAG gctgttGCTAACTGCCCAGGCtttcctcaaacttgccatcttcctaaggagctaggattacag GTGTGA